A single region of the Bos mutus isolate GX-2022 chromosome 24, NWIPB_WYAK_1.1, whole genome shotgun sequence genome encodes:
- the LOC138985421 gene encoding serpin B3-like, giving the protein MSSLSEAIIHLAIDLFHQIRKSEKENIFLSPFSISSALAMTYLGARENTASEMQKVGGSCLSGTGLHGLSAGCCADDHRSAVPGSHGKLKQPHDWVLHFNEITEKPRGTATRNPVEKPGNVHHHFQKLLTELKKSTDAYELSVANRLYGEKEFRFLQEYMDNVQKFYLASVESADFKNAAEESRKMINSWVESQTNERIKDLFPKDSLDSSTVLVLVNAVYFKGQWNQKFKEENTVEEKFWLNKDASKPVQMMKQTNSFNFMSLEDVQAKILEIPYKGSELSMMVLLPDEVDGLQELEDQLTAEKLIAWTSPQNMRKREVDLYLPRFKVEESYDLVPTLQALGMVDAFRDGVADFSGMTGGRDLVVSKVFHKSFVEVTEEGTEAAAATGVEIIERAGRNSESFRCDRPFLFLIKHIKTNSILFCGRVSSP; this is encoded by the exons ATGAGTTCCCTCAGTGAAGCAATCATCCACCTTGCAATTGATCTGTTCCACCAGATCagaaaatcagagaaggaaaacatcTTCCTGTCGCCTTTCAGTATCTCGTCAGCCTTAGCCATGACTTACTTAGGGGCCCGAGAAAACACCGCATCAGAAATGCAGAAGGTGGGTGGCAGCTGCCTTTCCGGCACAGGTTTGCACGGGTTGTCTGCTGGCTGCTGTGCAGATGACCACAGGTCTGCTGTCCCCGGGTCCCACGGGAAGCTCAAGCAGCCCCACGACTGG GTCCTTCACTTCAATGAAATCACAGAGAAGCCAAGAGGAACAGCGACAAGAAATCCC GTTGAAAAGCCAGGAAATGTTCATCATCACTTTCAAAAGCTTCTGACAGAATTAAAGAAATCCACTGATGCCTATGAGCTGAGTGTCGCCAACAGGCTCTACGGAGAAAAGGAGTTTCGGTTTCTCCAG GAATACATGGATAATGTTCAGAAATTTTATCTAGCCAGTGTGGAATctgctgattttaaaaatgctgcAGAGGAAAGTCGAAAGATGATTAATTCCTGGGTGGAGAGCCAAACCAATG AAAGAATCAAGGATCTGTTTCCCAAAGACTCTCTCGACAGCTCTACTGTTCTGGTTCTGGTGAACGCCGTCTATTTCAAAGGGCAGTGGAACCAgaaatttaaggaagaaaatactgTGGAGGAAAAGTTTTGGCTGAACAAG GATGCAAGCAAACCTGTGCAGATGATGAAACAAACCAATAGTTTCAATTTCATGTCACTGGAGGACGTGCAAGCCAAGATCCTGGAAATCCCGTACAAAGGCTCCGAGCTAAGCATGATGGTGCTGCTGCCCGATGAAGTAGACGGTCTGCAGGAG CTTGAAGACCAGCTCACTGCTGAGAAGTTAATAGCATGGACGAGCCCACAGAATATGAGGAAGAGAGAAGTGGACTTATACCTGCCTCGGTTTAAAGTGGAAGAGAGCTACGACCTCGTGCCCACACTGCAAGCCCTGGGGATGGTGGACGCCTTCCGTGATGGGGTGGCCGACTTCTCGGGCATGACCGGGGGACGCGATCTGGTGGTGTCAAAGGTCTTCCACAAGTCCTTTGTGGAGGTGACCGAGGAGGGCACGGAGGCCGCGGCTGCTACTGGTGTAGAAATTATTGAAAGAGCAGGAAGAAATTCTGAGAGCTTCCGCTGCGATCGCCCTTTCCTGTTCCTCATCAAGCACATCAAGACCAACAGCATCCTCTTCTGTGGCCGAGTCTCTTCCCCTTAG